The Microbacterium forte sequence CCCCTCTGCGGTGAGCCAGCGGCTGAAGAGCCTCGAAGAGCAGCTCGGACGCGTGCTCGTGGTGCGCGCCAAGCCGGCGCGCCTCACAGAGGCTGGTGAGTCGGTCGTTCGACTGGCGCGGCAGATCGCCCTGCTCGAACACGACGCCCTCACCGCGCTCGGTCTCGACGATGTGAACGCGCCGCGCACCCGCATCCCTCTCGCCGTCAATGCGGACTCGATGGCGACGTGGTTCCTCAGCCCGCTGGCGAGACTCTCTGCGACGCACGAGCTCGATTTCGACCTGCATCGCGACGACCAGAACTTCACGGCCCGTCTGCTCGAGTCGGGCACCGTCATGGGGGCGGTCACCAGTGAGGCGGAACCCGTGGCCGGATGCTCCGTCTCGCCGCTCGGCGTGCTGGAGTACCACGCGATGGCCGCGCCCGCGTTCGCCCGGCGCTGGTTCGGCGACGGCGTCACGGCCGAGGCTCTCGCCGCCGCGCCCTTCGTCGACTTCGATCGACGCGACACGCTCCAGCATGAGTGGCTGAGCGCCATGGGCGTCGCTCAGCACGGGGTCCCCAGGCACTACGTGCCGGCGTCGCATGATTACGCGCTCGCCGTCCGGCTGGGACTCGGCTGGGGGATGGTGCCGCTGCTGCAGGGCGATCATGAGCTGGTGCGGCTCGGGGGACCACCGCTGCGCGTCAGCCTCTACTGGCAGCAGTGGAATCTGCGGTCTCGGCTGCTCGACACCATCGCCGCCGAGGTCGCGGACGAGGCTCGGCGGGTGCTGTCGCGCTGACGGCAGGATCCGTCGAGGGTGAGTTCGGGCACGACAACCAGCCGATCGGTTCTCGATCATCACAGACATTCAGTCATGAAATACCGATGTGGACGCCTGATCGTGATCACAGACCCCTTGAAATAAGACATTCCTTGGACAAAGCTGACGGGAACGACATGAACACTCGGATGCGGGCCGCAGAAGGGCGGCCATCCCCAGCATCTGCGGTTCATGAATTCCTGAGGGGGAATGTCATGGCTGAGAAGGATACGCAACGCAAAGTTCTGGCAGTTCTGGCCGGTGGGCTGGTGCTCGGCGTAGGGATCGGGGTGACGCTCGCGGCCTGGAACGATTCGGAGTTCGCGACCGGCACGTTCACCGCAGGCTCGTTCAACCTCGAGGGCTCGACGACGAGTGCCACGACCGGATATGCCAACCACAACGTCGACCTGGGGCAGACGGCCGCAGCGCTCGTCTTCGAGCTGCCGGCTGTCGCATCGTCGATGTCGCCGGGCGACGTCGTCTACGCGCCGTTCTGGGTGCGGCTCGACAGCACCACCACGAACAGCGCCACGCTCGTCCCGTCGGGGATCACCGCGGGAACGGGCGGAAACGAGGCGAACCTCTCGTACACGGTCACAGCGATCGACGCGGGTGATGCGTGTGATGCCACCGCAGCAGGGACGGTCGTCGCGTCGGGAACGACACTCAGCGCTCAGACCGGAGCCACCTCGGTTCCGCTGACCGAGGGCACCCCGGCAGGGACCGCGGGAACGCCCGTTCAGCTGTGCTTCGCGGTGACAGCCGGTGCCGGTCTCACGCAGGGTGCGACCGCGACCGCGACATGGGAGTTCACGGCCACCTCGACTGCGGACTGATCATGGCTGTCACCCGCAGAGGCGTGCGGGAGGCGAAGCGGCTGCTCTCCCGTCGGATTCGAGCCGTTCTCGCGGGCGGCCTGGTGTTCGGCGTCGGCGCGACCATGACCCTCGCCGCCTGGAACGATTCCGAGCACGGCAACGCGACATTCACCGCGGGGCGGTTCGACATCGTGGGTGCGACCGACGGCACGACGTTCTCGAGCCACCCCGTCGGCACTCCGGCAGCGCTGTCGTTCAGCGCACCGTTCTCGGCCATGGCTCCGGGAAACACCGTGTACTCGCTGTTCAGCGTGCGCACCGCGAACCCATCCGTCGCGGGCACGCTGCAGCTGAGCGTGACCTCGACGGCGGGAACCGGTCTCGGCACCTACCTGCGTTACGGCGTGCGGGCGATCGCCGGGACGACGTGCAACGGCACGACCTATACGGCCGGCACCGCGGTCGTTCCCGACAACTCGCTGATGTCGGTCGTCGGCACCGGAACCCAGGCGGTCTCGGCGAACGGCGGGACGACGGTGAACTACTGCTTCGCGGTGACGTTGCCCGCTGCGACCGACAACGGAGCTCAGGGACTGACGGCGATCCAGACATGGCAGGTCGTCGGCACCTCCAGCTGATGCGCGGGCAGAGCTACGGATGATGTCTGAGGAGGAACGATGAGCGCACCCACGAGGCGGAGCCTGCGTGAGCAGACGGCGACCGTCGACGCGTCGCCCTCCGCGCCCGCAGCGTCGGCATCCGTTCCGAGGCGTTCGACCCGTCGAGGTCTCGGGCGCGTGCTCGCCGACGCCCTTCTCTGGCTCTCGGCGATCGCCGGCGTCGCCTGCATGGTGCTGGTCGTCGTGGCCCTCACGGCGAACATCACCCTCATCATGTTCCGCACCGGATCCATGGCGCCGACGATTCCGGCAGGCTCCGTCGCGGTCGTCCAGAGCGTCGCCGCCTCGCAGGTGCAGGTCGGCGACGTCGTCACCGTCGATAGGGCGGGCGACCTGCCTGTCACTCACCGGATCACGTCGATCACTCCGGGGTCGAACGAGGATGAGCGTGTGATCACGATGCGAGGAGACGCGAACGCAGCCGACGATCCGTACCCGTACACCGTGCAGACGGTGCGAGTCGTGCTGTTCTCCGTTCCGGGAATCGCCACCGTGATCGTCGCGATGGGCAACCCCTACGTGCTCGGCGGCCTCACCCTCGGCGCGACGGCCCTGGTCGTCTGGGCGTTCTGGCCGCGCTCGTCGAAGGATCGTCGCGTGCGGACCCACACGGCGGGGGCCGGCCGATGAACCGGCGGGCCGCATGCGCGACGAGCGCCTCGGCGGTCGTTCTCGGAGCGCTTCTCGCGGGCCCTGCGTGGGCGTCGCCGTCCACGCAGGTGGTGCAGGGAGATGTTCTGCGGTTGGTCTCGGTCGCCGACTGGGACGCTGCTTCGAGCCTGTTGCCAGGACAGCCAGTGCACTGGGACGTGACGGTGAGTGCGGAGGCGCCCGACCCGGGAGTCGTGGCGGTGGGCGTGAGCGCGTCGGGAGATGCGTCGCTCATCGTGGATGCCTACCGGTGCGAGCTGGTGTGGGACGAGACCGGCTGTGCCGGCGGCGTGGAAGAGCTGACAACCGGCTGGCCGATTCCCCGAGACGGCGCGGAGGTGGACCTCCTCGAGATGCCGGACACGGAGGTCGCGCACCTGAGGCTCGTCATCTCTCTGGCCGGCGACGACGCCGGAAGCACGCAGGTGCGGGTGCATGCGCGCGGCGCCGGGGAGTCGGCCGTGATCGGCCCGGACGGGGGACTCGCGACGACCGGCCTCTCACCGCTCGCGCCCTGGACGATCGGCGCGGCCATCGCCGTGGGCGCCGTCGGAACGTTGCTGTTCGTGGCGGGCCGCCGCCGTGTCCTCGTCGAGAGGGAGGACGGGGCATGACCGGCCGACGTGGGCGGCGCGTCCTCGCCGGCGTCGCGGGGGCAGCTCTTCTGCTGGGCATCGGCATGGCACCGTCGGCTCAGATGACCGAGGCGGCTTTCACCGACAGCGACTACGCCCGGACGACCATCACCGCACTGCGTCTCGCTCCACCTCAGATCACCGGCTTCTCCTCGTGCATCCGGCCGCCCGTGCTGGGCGGTTCGTTCATGAAGATCGTCTTCCAGTGGCCGAACGCTGCGGCACCGTACTCGACCATGACATCGGCGAACGTGCAGTGGCGCGTCGGCACGACGGTGATCGCCCCCGTGGTCACGGGGCCGGATGCCCAGGGCAGGTACACGGCGGACATCACGACAGGATTGCTCTCGGGGCTGCTCGGGTCTTTGCTGGGCGCGGACGTCATCCTCGAGATGCGGACGACGTATTCGGGGTGGACCTCTCCCGGAGTCACCACAGCCACCTACAACGCTCCGCTGATCGCGGGCGCGCCGACCTGCACTCCCGCCAACGGCGTCTAGTCGGCGAGAGCGAGCGCGCGGAAGGCGTCGCGCTCGCGAAGGTGCTCGCGGCGACTGGCGGCGGCCGCTGCCGCAGC is a genomic window containing:
- a CDS encoding LysR family transcriptional regulator ArgP, translating into MKIDPELAVTLAAVADEGTFDAASRALGVTPSAVSQRLKSLEEQLGRVLVVRAKPARLTEAGESVVRLARQIALLEHDALTALGLDDVNAPRTRIPLAVNADSMATWFLSPLARLSATHELDFDLHRDDQNFTARLLESGTVMGAVTSEAEPVAGCSVSPLGVLEYHAMAAPAFARRWFGDGVTAEALAAAPFVDFDRRDTLQHEWLSAMGVAQHGVPRHYVPASHDYALAVRLGLGWGMVPLLQGDHELVRLGGPPLRVSLYWQQWNLRSRLLDTIAAEVADEARRVLSR
- a CDS encoding SipW-dependent-type signal peptide-containing protein translates to MAEKDTQRKVLAVLAGGLVLGVGIGVTLAAWNDSEFATGTFTAGSFNLEGSTTSATTGYANHNVDLGQTAAALVFELPAVASSMSPGDVVYAPFWVRLDSTTTNSATLVPSGITAGTGGNEANLSYTVTAIDAGDACDATAAGTVVASGTTLSAQTGATSVPLTEGTPAGTAGTPVQLCFAVTAGAGLTQGATATATWEFTATSTAD
- a CDS encoding SipW-dependent-type signal peptide-containing protein — protein: MAVTRRGVREAKRLLSRRIRAVLAGGLVFGVGATMTLAAWNDSEHGNATFTAGRFDIVGATDGTTFSSHPVGTPAALSFSAPFSAMAPGNTVYSLFSVRTANPSVAGTLQLSVTSTAGTGLGTYLRYGVRAIAGTTCNGTTYTAGTAVVPDNSLMSVVGTGTQAVSANGGTTVNYCFAVTLPAATDNGAQGLTAIQTWQVVGTSS
- a CDS encoding signal peptidase I, coding for MSAPTRRSLREQTATVDASPSAPAASASVPRRSTRRGLGRVLADALLWLSAIAGVACMVLVVVALTANITLIMFRTGSMAPTIPAGSVAVVQSVAASQVQVGDVVTVDRAGDLPVTHRITSITPGSNEDERVITMRGDANAADDPYPYTVQTVRVVLFSVPGIATVIVAMGNPYVLGGLTLGATALVVWAFWPRSSKDRRVRTHTAGAGR